In one Oryza glaberrima chromosome 2, OglaRS2, whole genome shotgun sequence genomic region, the following are encoded:
- the LOC127764594 gene encoding organelle RRM domain-containing protein 1, chloroplastic has protein sequence MDAARASLLLAGGLAVSTSTSAVATAAQTVSIPHLSPHTRRRRQRRFLRLASAAASSPPPLPAASAQPHCSRWVVVMERPPAPAGGGEVSRAEAVDHYVATLARVLGSQEEAQMRIYDASWDGSYEFSCEIDDEASRDLAKMPGVLAVKPDTDKVDMSEKDNHGSGLSAANLGNFSDAVSNHSSSSGENEFWLVRMEKPGVEVVTKAQMVDHYTQTLMKVLGNEKDAQVSIYHISWERNYGFCCHIDEECAKELADVSGVLSVQPDTNFGSDNKNYKGDDSFKSSEATQAEVKTKRLFVTGLSFYTSEKTLRAAFEPFGELVEVKIIMDKISKRSKGYAFIEYTTEEAGGAALKAMNGQIINGWMIVVDVAKHRSRDRQPPYSASGRSNQVLRSRYHTG, from the exons ATggacgccgcccgcgcctccctcctcttggccggcggcctcgccgtatccacctccacctccgccgtcgccactgccgccCAAACCGTCTCGATTCCTCACCTATCGCCGCACACCCGCCGAAGGCGACAGCGCCGCTTCCTCCGCCTGGCCTCCGCTGCGGCGTCGTCTCCCCCGCCGCTCCCCGCTGCTTCGGCGCAGCCGCATTGCTCTAGGTGGGTCGTGGTGATGGAGAGACCCCCCGCgccagcgggaggcggcgaggtgTCCCGTGCGGAGGCCGTCGACCACTACGTCGCCACACTGGCCAGGGTATTGGGGAG CCAGGAGGAAGCACAGATGCGCATATACGATGCTTCGTGGGATGGGAGCTACGAGTTCAGCTGCGAGATCGACGATGAAGCGTCAAGGGACCTTGCGA AAATGCCCGGGGTATTAGCTGTTAAGCCAGATACGGATAAGGTTGATATGTCAGAGAAGGATAATCATGGCTCAGGCCTCTCAGCAGCTAACCTAGGAAATTTCAGTGATGCTGTTTCCAATCACTCTTCTTCTAGTGGGGAAAATGAGTTTTGGCTTGTGCGAATGGAGAAGCCTGGGGTTGAAGTTGTGACAAAGGCACAAATGGTGGATCATTATACCCAAACCCTCATGAAAGTGTTGGGGAA TGAAAAGGATGCACAAGTCAGCATATATCACATTTCATGGGAGAGGAATTATGGCTTCTGCTGTCACATTGACGaagaatgtgcaaaggagctaGCTG ATGTTTCTGGAGTGTTATCTGTTCAACCGGACACAAATTTTGGATCCGACAACAAAAATTACAAAG GTGATGACAGCTTCAAATCGTCTGAAGCTACTCAGGCTGAAGTCAAAACTAAAAGGCTCTTTGTTACAG GTCTTTCATTTTATACATCTGAGAAAACTTTGCGGGCTGCCTTTGAGCCTTTTGGTGAACTAGTTGAAG TGAAGATAATAATGGACAAGAtatcaaaaagatcaaaagggTATGCTTTCATAGAATACACCACAGAAGAAGCTGGAGGTGCTGCTCTGAAAGCAATGAACGGACAG ATAATAAATGGCTGGATGATAGTTGTCGATGTTGCTAAACATAGATCGAGGGACCGTCAACCCCCGTATAGTGCATCAGGTAGATCCAATCAAGTGCTTCGATCGCGTTATCATACTGGATGA
- the LOC127764592 gene encoding pentatricopeptide repeat-containing protein At3g22690-like: MSSSGCSLLSPATSGLPPKSPFSKRASNGAALRCRAAFSGDAALRAFRRHHLDGRALHANPALVPALAACARLLPSAAAEAEQIHALLVKSGDPPSVSGVYASTSLVRVYVRLGRLGDARKVFDGMPVKTVVSWNVLLDGIVRASDLDAAWEVFVEMPERNVVSWNTVIAGFVRHGWVQEAVDLFAEMTVVYGLAPDEATMVGFVSAVRDMGVLGIGRCAHGYVIRREFSLDGALGVALINMYTRCGSMGDAFRCFSSVASKNVEQWTSVIGGFAAHGHPGMALRLFTEMRQLGIEPNGVTFLAVLNACSHGGLVNEGFKYFNLMRSMGIKSTMQHYGCLIDLLGRAGFLEEAFELASSLPEDPGLVIWSSLLAACQSHGNVEMAEVAARKLAHAEPRHGSSYVLLSNTYARAGQWEDLKRTRRKMEEYGVMKQPGLSWIELDGRVHSFVSADKLHTESEDIYQMLEDLKVNLVSAGSEPETLALPEI; encoded by the coding sequence ATGAGCTCCTCGGGTTGCtcgctcctctcccccgccaCTTCCGGTCTCCCGCCGAAATCTCCCTTCTCCAAACGGGCCTCGAATGGCGCCGCCCTCCGATGCCGCGCTGCGTTCTCGGGGGACGCCGCTCTCCGCGCCTTCCGCCGGCACCACCTCGACGGCCGCGCCCTCCACGCAAACCCCGCGCTGGTGCCCGCGCTCGCGGCCTGCGCGCGGCTGCTGCCCTCCGCAGCGGCCGAGGCCGAGCAGATCCACGCCCTCCTCGTCAAGTCCGGCGACCCGCCGTCCGTCTCCGGCGTCTACGCGTCCACCTCCCTTGTGCGTGTCTACGTGCGGCTTGGCCGCCTGGGCGATGCGCGGAAGGTGTTCGATGGAATGCCGGTGAAGACGGTGGTGTCGTGGAACGTGCTTCTTGATGGGATTGTGCGAGCCAGCGACTTGGATGCTGCCTGGGAGGTGTTTGTGGAAATGCCGGAGCGGAACGTGGTTTCCTGGAACACTGTCATTGCTGGTTTTGTGAGGCATGGTTGGGTTCAGGAGGCAGTGGATTTGTTTGCCGAGATGACGGTGGTTTATGGTTTGGCACCGGACGAGGCCACGATGGTCGGCTTTGTATCAGCTGTTCGCGATATGGGTGTGCTTGGAATTGGAAGGTGCGCTCACGGGTACGTAATTCGGCGGGAGTTCTCACTGGATGGTGCTCTTGGTGTTGCTCTGATCAACATGTACACAAGGTGCGGAAGCATGGGCGACGCCTTCCGGTGCTTCTCAAGTGTCGCCAGCAAGAATGTGGAGCAGTGGACCTCTGTGATTGGTGGTTTCGCAGCACATGGTCACCCAGGGATGGCGCTGAGATTGTTCACCGAGATGAGGCAATTGGGCATTGAGCCTAACGGAGTCACCTTCTTGGCCGTCCTGAATGCTTGTAGCCATGGGGGCCTAGTCAACGAAGGCTTCAAGTACTTCAACCTAATGAGGAGCATGGGCATCAAGTCGACGATGCAGCACTATGGTTGCTTGATAGATCTTCTCGGCCGTGCCGGGTTCTTGGAAGAAGCCTTCGAACTCGCCAGCAGTCTACCGGAAGATCCGGGTCTTGTGATCTGGAGCTCACTTCTAGCTGCCTGTCAGAGCCATGGCAATGTCGAGATGGCAGAGGTTGCTGCTCGAAAGCTGGCACACGCAGAGCCAAGACATGGCAGCTCCTATGTCTTGTTATCCAACACATATGCACGAGCTGGACAATGGGAAGACTTGAAGAGaacgaggaggaagatggaggagTATGGGGTAATGAAGCAGCCTGGGCTTAGCTGGATCGAGTTAGATGGTCGTGTACATTCCTTTGTCAGTGCAGACAAGTTACACACAGAAAGCGAAGATATCTATCAGATGTTGGAAGATTTGAAAGTTAATTTGGTATCAGCTGGAAGTGAACCTGAAACACTTGCCCTTCCTGAAATTTAA